The proteins below are encoded in one region of Telopea speciosissima isolate NSW1024214 ecotype Mountain lineage chromosome 10, Tspe_v1, whole genome shotgun sequence:
- the LOC122643948 gene encoding salutaridine reductase-like, whose protein sequence is MTDTYTNSASKRLAVVTGANKGIGLEICRQLASNDVAVVLTARDEKRGVEAVEKLKGFGLADVVFHQLDVIDPASIASLAHFIKTQFGNLDILVNNAGISGIKLDDDSYGALMAVDDSREVKEAKLRQFARQTYETAEECLQANYYGTKKVTEALLPLLQLSDSPRIVNVSSSQGQLQNISLTWAKEVLSDIDGLTEQRVDEALNKFLKDFKEGLIGTQGWSAYNLSKAALNAYTRILSKKFPRFRINCVSPGYVKTDLNYNTGKFTVEEGAAGPVKLALLTDDGPSGLFFFQKEVTSF, encoded by the exons ATGACAGACACCTACACAAATTCTGCATCAAAGAG ATTGGCAGTTGTTACAGGAGCCAATAAGGGGATTGGGTTGGAGATATGTCGCCAGTTAGCTTCCAATGATGTAGCAGTGGTTTTGACAGCCAGAGATGAGAAGAGGGGTGTTGAAGCTGTTGAGAAGCTCAAAGGGTTTGGACTAGCTGATGTCGTTTTTCATCAGCTGGATGTGATTGACCCTGCTAGTATTGCTTCCCTTGCTCATTTCATCAAAACCCAGTTTGGAAATCTTGATATCTTG GTGAACAATGCAGGTATCTCTGGAATCAAATTAGATGATGATTCTTACGGAGCTCTAATGGCAGTGGATGATTCT CGAGAAGTTAAGGAAGCTAAATTAAGACAATTCGCAAGGCAAACTTACGAGACAGCCGAAGAATGTCTACAAGCAAACTATTATGGCACCAAAAAAGTGACTGAAGcacttcttcctctccttcagCTATCTGATTCGCCGAGAATTGTGAATGTTTCTTCCTCTCAAGGACAGCTACAG AACATCTCACTCACCTGGGCTAAGGAAGTCCTCAGTGATATTGATGGCCTCACAGAACAGAGAGTGGATGAGGCACTGAACAAGTTTTTAAAGGATTTCAAGGAGGGTTTGATTGGGACTCAAGGCTGGTCTGCCTATAATCTATCCAAAGCAGCTTTGAACGCCTACAcaaggattttatcaaaaaagtTCCCCAGATTCCGTATAAATTGTGTCAGCCCAGGTTACGTTAAGACTGACCTTAACTACAACACAGGGAAATTTACTGTTGAAGAAGGTGCAGCAGGTCCTGTAAAGTTGGCTTTGTTGACTGATGATGGCCCTTCTGGGCTATTCTTTTTTCAGAAGGAAGTGACTTCCTTTTGA